The Cetobacterium sp. ZOR0034 DNA segment TTATTTCAAATCGAAAATCTTTATCCCTTTTTAAGGAATTGGACCTATTTTTCATCTTTAGTTAACAGATTCTTTAAATTGAATCTATTATAATACATTCTTTTGCAAAAAGATATATGTTTTCTGAAAAAAAATAAAACTTTTTTTCAAAAATTGAAAAATAAAAAAATAAAAAAACTATATAAAAAATAGCAATTGTGGTATAGTTTTTTTAGAAAAAAATGGGGGGATAAATAATGAGAAAGTATTTAATAGCTCTGTATTTTATTGGGGTTTCAGCTTTGTCTCAAAGTGTGGATATGAAAAGAATAGCGTTGACTTTTGATGATGGACCTAAGATTAAGGTTACAGAACAAATATTGGACGTCTTAAAAGAGAACGAGGCAAAAGGGACATTTTTTATTGTGGGTGTAAATGGAAAGAGGTATCCGGAAATTTTAAAAAAGATTTATAACGATGGACATCAGATAGCCAATCACTCATATAATCATCCAAATTTTAAAAAAATATCAATTGAAGATGTAAAAAAAGAATTAGAGGATACAAATAAAATTATACAGAAAACAACAGGTGAGAGTGTAAAATATTTTAGACCTCCATATGGATCGCTCGCAAAATCGCAGAAAGAGGAAGTGAGAAAAAATCTAGGAATGATCTCTGTTATGTGGAATATTTGTCCTCAAGATTGGGAGAAAAAATTTGATTCAGAATATATCGCAAAGTTTTTAGTAGAAAATGCAAGGGAT contains these protein-coding regions:
- a CDS encoding polysaccharide deacetylase family protein, which gives rise to MRKYLIALYFIGVSALSQSVDMKRIALTFDDGPKIKVTEQILDVLKENEAKGTFFIVGVNGKRYPEILKKIYNDGHQIANHSYNHPNFKKISIEDVKKELEDTNKIIQKTTGESVKYFRPPYGSLAKSQKEEVRKNLGMISVMWNICPQDWEKKFDSEYIAKFLVENARDKGVILLHDYEKTGEALKIAIPILKRNGYEFVTIDELYKR